A region of Culicoides brevitarsis isolate CSIRO-B50_1 chromosome 1, AGI_CSIRO_Cbre_v1, whole genome shotgun sequence DNA encodes the following proteins:
- the LOC134838371 gene encoding cyclic AMP response element-binding protein A, with product MDYYDISADLWDSDLDPTMQDHLKLSSDPDMPDWFSDRDSKIPQVILNDKLMTDAIIGPLPIKTEHSYSLNSDGDSMPDSPNSLHNKMDDMDECYPAIPMQSAHKNSIHHSNQHVNHANANNNNCSSNNNNNNYINLIQSLQNNPSLNNNNNNLSNNNLLNANGLSSLHSYNKYSHSKKGSDASSTTSGSDFEMDSDEATIKEEPLSPGSSCPPSPTQCGAGYTVSSVNLANIAAYNNTDLVYDHKNGTVQMSNGSQSLLKNSNVMLGNGSHRMVIPKVKMESNGAGFGLPPTPPSSVPSDESEGNQSPEHAPLSPQAPATSSRRTSVNNSSSRGYTNGSSSRQPIHTPLISTQPKGSTGTLMLTEEEKRTLLAEGYPIPTRLPLTKAEEKSLKKIRRKIKNKISAQESRRKKKEYMDQLERKVELLEHANSDYKKRCDELEGSNNSLMMQLKRLQKLVEQQNRK from the exons aCAATGCAAGACCATTTAAAGTTGTCCTCAGATCCAGACATGCCTGATTGGTTTTCGGATCGTGATTCGAAAATTCCCCAAGTCATAttgaatgataaattaatgacAGACGCCATCATTGGACCATTACCAATTAAGACGGAGCACTCGTACAGTCTCAATTCCGATGGGGATTCGATGCCGGACTCGCCCAACAGTCTGCACAACAAAATGGACG ACATGGACGAATGTTATCCCGCGATACCCATGCAAAGTGCTCACAAGAACAGCATACACCACAGTAATCAGCATGTCAACCATGCGAAtgctaacaacaacaattgcagcagcaacaacaacaacaataactaCATTAATCTGATTCAGTCGCTGCAAAATAATCCGAGtctaaacaacaacaacaacaatttgaGTAATAACAACTTGTTGAATGCGAATGGTTTGTCGTCGTTACACAGCTACAACAAGTACAGCCATTCGAAGAAGGGCAGTGATGCATCGTCGACAACGAGTGGTTCGGATTTTGAGATGGATTCGGACGAGGCGACGATTAAAGAAGAGCCATTATCGCCGGGATCGAGTTGTCCTCCGTCGCCGACGCAATGCGGTGCTGGATATACGGTGTCGTCAGTTAATTTAGCGAACATTGCGGCATATAATAACACAGATTTGGTATATGATCACAAG aaTGGAACTGTTCAAATGTCAAACGGATCGCAGAGCTTGTTGAAGAACTCGAATGTCATGTTGGGCAATGGTTCGCACAGAATGGTCATACCGAAGGTGAAAATGGAGTCAAATGGAGCAG gcttTGGATTACCGCCAACACCTCCATCCTCAGTCCCAAGTGATGAAAGCGAAGGTAACCAAAGTCCCGAACACGCTCCATTGTCACCACAGGCACCAGCAACGAGCAGTCGACGAACATCCGTGAACAATTCCTCGTCACGCGGTTATACGAATGGCTCAAGTTCGAGACAGCCCATTCACACACCGTTAATTAGTACCCAaccg AAAGGATCAACGGGAACACTAATGTTGACGGAAGAAGAAAAGCGCACGTTACTTGCGGAGGGATATCCGATCCCAACGAGGCTACCATTGACGAAAGCCGAAGAAAAGTCTCTCAAGAAAATCAGGAGGAAAATCAAGaataag atctccGCACAAGAGAGTCGACGAAAGAAGAAAGAATACATGGATCAACTTGAGCGTAAAGTTGAGCTCCTTGAACACGCAAACAGCGACTACAAAAAGCGATGTGATGAACTCGAGGGCAGCAATAACAGTCTAATGATGCAACTCAAGAGACTGCAAAAGCTCGTCGAGCAACAAAACCGAAAGTAA